A single Pristis pectinata isolate sPriPec2 chromosome 6, sPriPec2.1.pri, whole genome shotgun sequence DNA region contains:
- the hesx1 gene encoding homeobox expressed in ES cells 1 isoform X1: protein MAKFRPRDLSGDLKARSQPAETWKVSGRKVPKCSFTIESILGLERISPHRPWADVLSIAAFPGTSCPNSSERSCDLPVIVKEDQGSDRDLCCTKVDARGEEGFSSPPNCCWFRGRRPRTAFSRSQIEVLEEEFRLNCYPGIDVREELAQKLALDEDRIQIWFQNRRAKLKRSHRESQFLMVKNALISSDVEKQKTGTQL from the exons ATGGCCAAATTTCGCCCCCGAGATCTGTCTGGCGACTTGAAAGCGCGCTCTCAACCTGCGGAAACTTGGAAAGTGTCGGGGAGAAAAGTTCCAAAATGTTCATTCACTATCGAGAGTATTCTGGGGCTTGAGAGGATCAGCCCCCATCGCCCGTGGGCTGATGTGCTTAGCATTGCAG CTTTTCCGGGGACATCTTGTCCAAACTCCTCCGAGAGATCTTGCGATCTGCCTGTCATCGTGAAGGAAGACCAGGGGAGCGACCGCGACTTGTGCTGCACGAAGGTGGACGCGCGGGGTGAGGAAGGCTTCTCCTCTCCGCCCAACTGTTGCTGGTTCCGAGGGAGAAGACCTAGGACCGCCTTCAGCAGGAGCCAG ATTGAGGTATTGGAAGAAGAATTTAGGCTGAATTGTTACCCAGGAATTGACGTTCGTGAAGAACTTGCGCAGAAGTTGGCTTTGGATGAAGATCGAATTCAG atctggTTCCAGAATCGTCGTGCAAAGCTGAAACGATCTCATCGTGAATCTCAGTTTTTAATGGTGAAAAATGCACTAATAAGTTCAGATGTCGAAAAGCAGAAAACAGGCACGCAGCTATGA